In Streptomyces sp. NBC_01426, one genomic interval encodes:
- a CDS encoding aminotransferase class V-fold PLP-dependent enzyme yields the protein MPYFDTASAAPLHPVARQALQAALDEGWADPARLYREGRRARVLLDAAREAAAEAVGCRPDELVFTPSGTHAVHTGLAGALAGRRRVGGRLVVSAVEHSSVLHAAEVHAAGGGTVTEVPVDRFGAVDPAGYAAALGPTTALACLQSANHEVGTVQPVAEVAEVCGAAGVPLLVDAAQSLAWGRVGGGWSLLTASAHKWGGPPGVGLLAVRKGVRFSPQGPSDERESGRSPGFANLPAIVAAAASLRAVRAEADVEAARLRVLVDRIRRRVARLVPDVEVVGDPDRRLPHLVTFSCLYVDGETLLHELDRAGYSVSSGSSCTSSTLTPSHVLRAMGVLSEGNVRVSLPTGTTADDVNGFLEVLPRAVADVRERLGVTEPQPCAPVADAVRLDALGLRCPQPVIELARAIVTVPVGGTVTVVSDDEVARLDIPAWCAMRGHAYLGETAAEVGVAYAVRRLH from the coding sequence ATGCCGTACTTCGACACCGCCTCAGCCGCCCCGCTGCACCCTGTGGCCCGTCAGGCGCTGCAGGCCGCCCTGGACGAGGGCTGGGCCGACCCGGCCCGGCTGTACCGGGAGGGACGCCGCGCCCGGGTGCTGTTGGACGCGGCGCGCGAGGCCGCGGCCGAGGCGGTGGGCTGTCGCCCCGACGAGCTGGTGTTCACTCCTTCGGGGACGCACGCGGTTCACACGGGGCTCGCCGGAGCTCTGGCGGGACGCCGGCGGGTCGGCGGCCGGCTGGTGGTGTCGGCGGTCGAACACAGTTCGGTACTGCACGCCGCCGAGGTGCACGCGGCCGGCGGCGGCACCGTCACCGAGGTGCCGGTCGACCGCTTCGGCGCGGTCGACCCGGCGGGGTACGCCGCCGCGCTCGGCCCGACCACGGCGCTGGCCTGTCTCCAGTCGGCCAATCACGAGGTGGGCACCGTCCAGCCGGTGGCGGAGGTGGCCGAGGTGTGCGGCGCGGCCGGGGTGCCGTTGCTGGTGGACGCGGCGCAGTCGCTGGCGTGGGGCCGGGTGGGGGGCGGTTGGTCGCTGCTGACCGCGAGCGCCCACAAGTGGGGCGGCCCGCCCGGGGTCGGCCTGTTGGCGGTCCGCAAGGGCGTCCGCTTCTCCCCCCAAGGCCCCTCGGACGAAAGGGAGTCGGGCCGCTCCCCCGGTTTCGCCAACCTGCCCGCGATCGTGGCGGCGGCCGCCTCGCTGCGGGCGGTGCGCGCCGAGGCCGACGTGGAGGCGGCCCGACTGCGGGTGCTGGTGGACCGGATCCGGCGGCGGGTGGCCCGGCTGGTGCCGGACGTGGAGGTGGTCGGCGACCCGGACCGGCGGCTGCCGCACCTGGTCACGTTCTCCTGCCTGTACGTCGACGGGGAGACCCTGCTGCACGAGCTGGACCGGGCGGGCTACTCGGTGTCCTCGGGCTCGTCCTGCACCAGTTCGACCCTGACGCCGTCGCACGTGCTGCGCGCGATGGGCGTGCTGTCGGAGGGGAACGTACGGGTGTCCCTGCCGACCGGGACCACCGCCGACGACGTGAACGGCTTCCTGGAGGTCCTGCCGCGCGCGGTGGCCGACGTCCGGGAGCGGCTCGGGGTGACGGAGCCGCAGCCGTGCGCACCGGTCGCGGACGCGGTGCGCCTCGACGCCCTGGGGCTGCGCTGCCCCCAGCCGGTGATCGAACTGGCCCGGGCGATCGTGACCGTCCCGGTGGGCGGCACGGTGACGGTCGTGTCGGACGACGAGGTCGCCCGCCTGGACATCCCGGCCTGGTGCGCGATGCGCGGCCACGCCTACCTGGGCGAGACGGCGGCCGAGGTGGGCGTGGCGTACGCGGTCCGCCGGCTGCACTGA
- a CDS encoding carbohydrate kinase family protein — translation MRIAVTGSIATDHLMTFPGRFADQLVADQLHTVSLSFLVDNLDVRRGGVGPNICFGMGQLGSRPVLVGAAGSDFDEYRAWLDRNGVDTESVRISEVLHTARFVCTTDADHNQIGSFYTGAMSEARLIELKAVADRVGGLDLVLIGADDPEAMLRHTEECRTRGIPFAADFSQQIARMDGDNIRTLMEGATYLFSNEYEKGLIESKSGWTDQEILAKVGTRVTTLGSQGVRIDRVGEEPIVVGCPEETAKVDPTGVGDAFRAGFLTGLGWGVGLERAAQVGCMLATLVIETLGTQEYTLARAHFMERFTKAYGDEAAAEVRSHLAA, via the coding sequence GTGCGCATCGCAGTCACCGGCTCCATCGCCACCGACCACCTCATGACCTTCCCCGGCCGTTTCGCCGATCAGCTGGTCGCGGACCAGCTGCACACGGTCTCCCTCTCCTTCCTCGTGGACAACCTCGACGTGCGGCGGGGCGGTGTCGGCCCGAACATCTGCTTCGGAATGGGTCAGCTCGGCTCCCGTCCCGTCCTGGTCGGCGCGGCCGGCTCGGACTTCGACGAGTACCGCGCGTGGCTGGACCGCAACGGGGTCGACACCGAGTCCGTGCGGATCTCCGAGGTGCTGCACACCGCGCGCTTCGTCTGCACGACGGACGCCGACCACAACCAGATCGGCTCCTTCTACACGGGCGCGATGAGCGAGGCCCGGCTGATCGAGCTGAAGGCCGTCGCCGACCGGGTGGGCGGGCTGGACCTCGTCCTCATCGGAGCCGACGACCCCGAGGCGATGCTGCGCCACACCGAGGAGTGCCGCACGCGCGGGATCCCCTTCGCCGCCGACTTCTCGCAGCAGATCGCCCGCATGGACGGCGACAACATCCGCACCCTGATGGAGGGCGCGACGTACCTCTTCTCCAACGAGTACGAGAAGGGCCTCATCGAGTCGAAGTCCGGCTGGACCGACCAGGAGATCCTGGCCAAGGTCGGCACCCGGGTGACGACGCTGGGCTCCCAGGGCGTGCGGATCGACCGGGTCGGCGAGGAGCCGATCGTCGTCGGCTGCCCCGAGGAGACCGCGAAGGTGGACCCGACGGGCGTCGGCGACGCCTTCCGCGCCGGCTTCCTGACCGGCCTGGGCTGGGGCGTGGGCCTGGAGCGGGCGGCGCAGGTGGGCTGCATGCTCGCCACGCTGGTGATCGAGACGCTGGGCACGCAGGAGTACACCCTGGCGCGGGCCCACTTCATGGAGCGCTTCACCAAGGCGTACGGGGACGAGGCCGCGGCCGAGGTCCGGTCCCACCTCGCGGCGTAA
- the ctaC gene encoding aa3-type cytochrome oxidase subunit II yields MSPYGSDRSPRRPMRRKLLQALTAGVVLATATGCSYTWKDFPRLGMPTPVTEEAPRILSLWQGSWAAALITGILVWGLILWSVIFHRRSRTKIEVPAQTRYNMPIEALYTVVPLIIVSVLFYFTARDESKLLALSKPAHTINVVGYQWSWGFNYIEDVDGDPATPKLPAPSVGEEKKEGAVPVPKELASIPDRFAKDFPKGAEGVYTQGVPGDRNPQTGNPGPTLWLPKGEKVRFILSSNDVIHSFWVVPFLFKQDVIPGHTNVFEVTPSQEGTFMGKCAELCGVDHSRMLFNVKVVSPEKYQAHLKELAEKGQTGFLPAGIKQTDPARNSETNKL; encoded by the coding sequence GTGAGTCCCTACGGCTCCGACCGCTCGCCGCGGCGCCCGATGCGGCGGAAGCTGCTCCAGGCGCTGACTGCGGGCGTGGTCCTGGCGACCGCCACTGGTTGCTCGTATACATGGAAAGACTTCCCTCGCCTCGGAATGCCGACTCCGGTAACTGAGGAGGCGCCGCGCATTCTCTCCCTCTGGCAGGGATCCTGGGCTGCCGCGCTGATCACGGGCATCCTGGTGTGGGGCCTGATCCTGTGGAGCGTCATCTTCCACCGGCGCAGCCGCACGAAGATCGAGGTTCCGGCGCAGACCCGGTACAACATGCCCATCGAGGCGCTGTACACCGTGGTCCCGCTCATCATCGTCTCGGTGCTCTTCTACTTCACCGCGCGTGACGAGTCGAAGTTGCTCGCCCTCTCCAAGCCGGCCCACACCATCAACGTGGTCGGCTACCAGTGGAGCTGGGGCTTCAACTACATCGAGGACGTCGACGGCGACCCCGCGACCCCGAAGCTGCCGGCCCCGTCGGTCGGCGAGGAGAAGAAGGAGGGGGCCGTCCCGGTCCCCAAGGAGCTCGCCTCCATCCCGGACCGCTTCGCCAAGGACTTCCCCAAGGGCGCCGAAGGCGTCTACACCCAGGGCGTCCCCGGTGACCGGAACCCGCAGACGGGCAACCCGGGTCCGACCCTCTGGCTCCCCAAGGGCGAGAAGGTCCGCTTCATCCTCTCGTCCAACGACGTCATCCACTCGTTCTGGGTGGTGCCCTTCCTGTTCAAGCAGGACGTCATCCCCGGCCACACCAACGTCTTCGAGGTGACCCCCTCCCAGGAGGGCACCTTCATGGGCAAGTGCGCCGAGCTCTGCGGCGTGGACCACTCCCGGATGCTCTTCAACGTGAAGGTCGTCTCGCCGGAGAAGTACCAGGCGCACCTGAAGGAACTGGCCGAGAAGGGGCAGACCGGCTTCCTGCCGGCCGGCATCAAGCAGACCGACCCGGCCCGGAACTCGGAGACGAACAAACTGTGA